TTAAATAGGCCGCACTCTCACGAACCTGCGCCACGCTGCCCGGCGACGACTGAACGTCCGCCATGTGCATCACCTGGATGGAGTCGATAACCATCAGCTTCGGCTTTTCTTCTTCAGCAATCTGGCAAATCTGCTCAATGCTGGTTTCCGACAGCATATTGAGGTTCGACGCTGGTAAACCGAGGCGGTGCGCACGCATGGCAACCTGCTGTAAGGACTCTTCACCGGTCACGTACAGGGTTTTCATGTTTTCACTGAGCAGGCACAGCGTTTGCAGCAACAGCGTGGATTTACCCGCGCCAGGGTTACCGCCTATCAGGATTGCACTGCCGGGCACCACGCCGCCGCCGAGAACGCGGTCGAACTCTTTAAAACCGGTGGAAAAACGCGGCAGCTCTTCAAGGCTGATTTCGGACAGCTTCTGCACTTTCGATACGCCGGACGCCCCCGCGTATCCACTCAGACGCTCATTGCGTGCCACGGTGGGCGAAGCGGCAATGCGCATCTCGGTAATGGTGTTCCAGGCATGACAGGCGCTGCACTGTCCCTGCCAACGCGGATAATCCGCGCCACACTCGTTACAGACAAACGCGCGTTTAGGTGCTTTCGCCACAATAACCTCTTACTTTTGATTCATGCTGCCGGAGAGAATGCAGAACACGCCCATCAGGTCAGCGTGACGGATAGTGATTTCCGTCTGCTCGTTAACTTTCGGTTTGGCATGATAGGCGATGCCCAACCCCGCCGCTTTGATCATCGGCAGGTCGTTGGCACCGTCGCCAATTGCCACGGTCTGCGCCGTCGGGATTTCATACGTTTCGGCCAGACTGTTGAGAGTGTTGGCTTTATACTTCGCATCCACGATGTCGCCGGTAACATTACCGGTCAGCACACCGTCACGAATTTCCAGCTCATTGGCCACCGCCGCCGTCAGACGCAGTTTGTCCTTCAGATAATCAGCAAAGAAGGTAAAACCGCCGGAGGCAATCGCCACTTTCCAGCCCAGCGTTTCCAGCTTCAGCACCAGTTGGGTCAGACCCGGCATCAGCGGAAGTGTGTCGCGAACCTGGCGCAGAATGTTCGCATCGGCGCCTTTCAGCGTGGCGACGCGCTGGCGAAGACTGGCGGTGAAATCCAGCTCACCGCGCATGGCACGCTCGGTCACTTCAGAGACCAGCTCACCGGTGCCCGCCAGCTTGGCAATTTCATCAATGCATTCGATCTGGATTGCCGTGGAATCCATGTCCATCACCAGCAGACCCGGGGTGCGCAGATGCGGGATTTTCCCCAGCGGCGCCACGTCCAGCCCGTCGTCATGCGCCAGGCGCGTCGCCCGCGGCGTCAATGAACCCGCCAGGCGAATGACCTGATAATCTTCAACACACCATGCGGCAACAATCACCATCGCCGCACCCAGCTTGTGCTGATAATCGGTCAGGCGCTGCTTATCGAGACGACGGCCATACAGCAGCCAGCCGCTACGTCCGGCATGGTAATCCAGCGGCATGACTTCATCACCGCTTAAAGACAGCGGCAGCCCAGGCCAGAAGGAGACATCGTCAGGCAGGTCGCACCAGGTCAGACTGTTCGGCATTACAGCTCCAGTAATCGAGATTTGAGCAGGAAAATAACGCATGAGGCTACCTTGTATCCAGCGCTTCTGGCAACATTAAGCTGCAAATTTTCAAAGGTGGAATATGGTTCGCGCAAAACTGAAATTTCGGCTGCATCGCGCCGTGATCGTCCTTATCTGTCTCGCTCTGCTGGTTGCCCTGATGCAAGGGGCGTCGTGGTTTAGTCAAAGCCACCAGCGGCAGCGTAATCCTCAGATGGAAGAACTGGCCCGCACACTCGCCCATCAGGTCACGCTGAACCTGGCGCCACTCATGCGTTCAGAGACGCCTGATGAGAAGAAAATCAATCAGTTGCTGACGCAGCTGACCACCAGCAGTCGTCTTCTGGATGCCAGTGTCTATGACGAACAAGGCGATTTGATCTCTCACGCCGGAGAAAGCGTGAACGTTCGAGACAGACTGGCGCTCGACGGTAAAAAAGCTGGGGGGTATTTCAACCAGCAACTCGTCGAACCCATTCAAGGGAAGAATGAACCGCTCGGTTACCTGCGGCTGACGCTAGACACCCATACGCTGGCGACGGAAGCTAAGCAGGTGGATAACACCACCAACATATTACGCCTGATGCTGCTACTATCGCTGGCGATCGGCGTGGTGTTGACCCGTACGCTGCTGCAAGGCAAACGCACCCGCTGGCAGCAATCCCCGTTCCTGCTGACGGCCAGCAAGTCTGTGCCGGAAGAGGATGAAGGCGAAAAGAATGATAAGTGATAGATTATGTGAATCATTAAAGAAAGGAAATCTGCCATGTCTACGCTGCGTTTGCTCATCTCTGATTCATACGATCCGTGGTTCAATCTGGCGGTGGAAGAGTGTATTTTCCGCCAGATGCCCGCCACCCAACGCGTACTGTTCCTGTGGCGCAACGCGGATACCGTGGTCATTGGCCGGGCGCAAAACCCGTGGAAAGAGTGCAATACGCGGCGCATGGAAGAGGACAACGTGCGCCTTGCGCGTCGCAGTAGCGGCGGCGGCGCGGTGTTTCACGACCTCGGTAATACCTGCTTTACCTTTATGGCAGGCAAGCCGGAATACGATAAAACCATCTCGACCCATATCGTCCTGGATGCCCTGAATTCATTGGGCGTGGAAGCTGAAGCCTCCGGACGTAACGATTTAGTCGTCAAAACTCAGGACGGCGATCGCAAAGTCTCAGGCTCTGCCTATCGCGAAACGATGGATCGCGGTTTTCATCACGGCACGTTGCTGCTGAATGCCGACCTTAGCCGTCTGGCAAATTACCTGAATCCGGATAAGAAAAAGCTGCAGGCGAAAGGCATCACTTCCGTACGCGGCCGGGTGGCAAACCTGACTGAATTGCTGCCTGGTATTACGCATCAGCAAATTTGCGCTGCGGTAACCGAGGCATTCTTCAATCACTACGGCGAGCAGGTTGAAGCCGAGGTGATTTCCCCGGATAAAACGCCGGATTTGCCTAACTTCGCGGAAACCTTTGCCCGTCAAAGCAGTTGGGAATGGAATTTCGGCCAGGCACCGTCGTTCTCGCATCTGCTGGATGAGCGCTTTACCTGGGGCGGCGTCGAGCTGCATTTTGACGTAGAGAAAGGCCATATCACCCGCACGCAGGTCTTTACCGACAGCCTGAACCCTGCCCCACTCGAAGCCCTTGCGGCACGCTTACAAGGCAGCCTGTATCGGGCAGAGAATCTGCAACAGGAATGTGACGCGCTGTTAGTGGATTTCCCCGAACAGGAAAAAGAGCTGCGGGAATTGTCGGAGTGGATAGCGAAAGCGGTGAGATAATGAAAATGTCCGCTGGCGCTACGCTTAGCGGACCGACAAACGCGTAGGCCGGGTCAGGCGTCGCCGCCACCCGGCACAACGAGGTTTACTCTTTATCGCCCAGCAGTACGGATTCCAGCGCGATTTTGATCATGTCGTTAAACGTGGTCTGACGCTCAGCGGCGGTGGTCTGCTCGTGAGTACGGATATGGTCAGACACGGTGCAGATAGTCAGCGCTTTCGCACCAAACTCAGCCGCAACGCCGTAGATACCGGCCGCTTCCATTTCCACGCCCAGGATGCCGTATTTTTCCATTACGTCGAACATTTCGCCGCCGTCCGGGGAATAGAACAGGTCAGCTGAGAAGATGTTACCGACGCGCGCATCAACGCCCAGCGCTTTCGCTGCATCAACGGCGTTACGCACCATGCCGAAGTCAGCAATCGCCGCGAAATCGTGATCTTTGAAACGCATGCGGTTTACTTTGGAATCGGTGCAGGCACCCATGCCGATAACCACGTCACGCAGTTTAACGTCCATGCGCACAGCGCCACAGGAACCCACGCGGATGATTTTCTTCACGCCGAAATCGGTGATCAGCTCTTTGGTGTAGATGGAGCAGGACGGGATACCCATGCCGTGACCCATGACGGAAATTTTACGGCCTTTATAGGTCCCGGTGAAACCCAACATGCCGCGTACGTTGTTCACTTCGCGGACATCTTCAAGGAAGGTTTCAGCAATGTGCTTCGCACGCAGCGGATCGCCAGGCATCAGTACGACGTCTGCGAAATCACCCATTTCTGCGTTAATGTGTGGAGTGGCCATCATTATTTCCTTTTTATGTTTAATTCACCGGGTTGCGCACCCGGTTAACCTAACCGTAGGCCCGGCAAGCCTCGCGCCGCCGGGCAATCCCATCACAGCATATTTTTGCCGTAGTCCATTGCCGAAGTACCGAAGTACGTCGCCAGTGTCTGGCCGATATCCGCGAAGGTTTCGCGATGGCCCAGAGAACCTGCTTTCACTTTCGGGCCATACACCAGCACCGGAATGTGTTCACGGGTGTGGTCCGTACCGGTCCAGGTCGGGTCGCAGCCGTGGTCAGCGGTGAGAATGATGATGTCATCTTCACCCAGCAACTCCAGTAGCTCAGGCAGACGGCGGTCGAACAGTTCCAGACCCGCAGCATAACCCGCCACATCGCGACGGTGACCCCATGAGGAGTCGAAATCGACGAAGTTAGTGAAGACAATCGTGTTGTCGCCTGCGACTTTCATCTCTTTGATGGTGGCATCAAACAGCGCGTCCAGACCGGTGGCTTTCACTTTTTTGGTGATGCCGCAGTTGGCGTAGATATCCGCGATTTTACCGACGGAAACCACATGGCCGTCTTTCTCATCGACCAGTTTTTGCAGCACGGTAGGCGCTGGCGGTTCAACGGCGAGATCGTGACGGTTACCGGTACGCTCGAAGTGACCTGCTTTATCACCAACGAACGGACGCGCAATCACGCGGCCAATGTTGTAGCCGCCTTCGGTCAGTTCTTCGCGTGCGATTTCACACAGCTCATACAACTTATCGAGACCGTAGGTTTCTTCGTGGCAGGCAATCTGGAACACAGAGTCAGCGGAGGTATAGAAAATCGGTTTGCCGGTTTTCATATGCTCTTCGCCCAGCTCGTCCAGAATCACGGTCCCGGAAGAGTGGCAGTTACCGAGGTAACCCGGCAGATTCGCGCGTTTCACCAGTTTGTCGAGCAGCTCCTGCGGGAAGCTGTTGTTGTGTTCCGGGAAATAGCCCCAGTCAAACAGCACAGGCACACCGGCAATTTCCCAGTGACCTGACGGCGTGTCTTTCCCGGAAGAAAGTTCGTGAGCCCAGCCGTATGCGCCAGTGACTTCAGCGTTGCCGTCCATGCCCGCGGCAACCTTGCCCGTCGAGCCTTCGTGAGCTTTCACCAGACCCAGACGGGTCAGGTTTGGCAGAGTCAGCGGGCCTTTACGGCCTTTGTCTGCTTCACCGTTTGCACAGGCCTCTGCGATATGGCCCATTGTGTCGGCCCCGACATCGCCGAAACGCTCTGCGTCTTCAGTGGCGCCGATACCAAAGGAGTCCAGCACCATAATAAATGCACGTTTCATATCTTCTCCGTACGTTTTGCGCTGCAAAAAAGCGATCAGATCAGTATACCGCTATTGTGTGATTCGACGATAGACCGTTGGGGTTTCTTTCGGCGCGCTATCGTCCAGTTTAATTGCCGCTTTCACGGCTTTTGCCGCTTCCTGCCAGCTTGCTTCATCTTTAGCGTGGATAACCGCCAGCGGACGCTGACCGTCAATGCTGTCGCCCAGGCGCGTCATGTCGGTAAAACCGACGCTGTAATCGAGTGCGTCAGAGGCCTGACGACGACCGCCGCCCATTGAAACGACCGCCATTCCCAGCGCGCGGGTGTCCATCGCGGACACGAAACCTTCGGTGTCAGCGTAAACCGCCTGGCTGAGCATCGCCGTCGGCAGGTATTTCGCGTAGTTTTCGACGAAATCGGTTGGGCCTTTCTGCGCGGCCACCATGCGACCAAAGATTTCCGCCGCTTTACCGTTATCCAGTACCGCCTGCAGTTTAGCGCGGGCTTCGGCTTCGTCTTTCGCCAGACGACCAGAAATCAGCATTTCCACGCACAGCGCCATGGTCACCTCGAACAGACGCGGATTGCGGTATTCGCCGGTGAGGAACTGCACGGCTTCACGCACTTCAACCGCATTGCCTGCGCTGGAGGCTAGCACCTGGTTCATGTCGGTCAGCAGTGCGGTGGTGCGCACGCCAGCCCCGTTGGACACGCCAACGATGGCTTCAGCCAGCGACTCAGAAAGTTCGTACGTTGGCATAAATGCGCCGCTACCGACTTTGACATCCATCACCAGCGCATCCAGCCCTTCGGCCAGTTTTTTTGCCAGAATGGACGCGGTGATAAGCGGAATGGAATCTACTGTCGCGGTGATGTCGCGGGTCGCATAAAAACGTTTATCCGCTGGCGCGAGAGAGCTGGTCTGCCCGATGATCGCCACGCCAACGTCTTTAATAATCTCGCGGAAACGGTTGTCGTCCGGGAAGATATCAAACCCCGGGATCGCTTCCAGTTTGTCGAGTGTGCCGCCGGTATGCCCCAGGCCGCGCCCGGAAATCATCGGCACGTAGCCGCCACAGGCCGCTACCATCGGGCCAAGCATCAATGACGTCACATCGCCCACGCCGCCGGTGGAATGCTTATCCACAATCGGCCCGTTTAAATTCAGGCTTTTCCAGTCAAGTACGGTTCCGGAATCCCGCATCGCCATGGTCAGCGAGACGCGCTCCGGCATGGACATGTCGTGGAAGAAAATGGTCATCGCCAGGGCGGCAATCTGCCCTTCCGACACGGTGTTATCACGGATGCCATTGATGAAGAAACGGATCTCTTCGTCACTCAGCGTGTGACCATCGCGTTTTTTACGAATAATTTCTTGTGCGAGAAACACGGTAACCCCCATGAGGAATTGGGTGAATGGTGGCGGGTGGCGCGAGGCTTACCCGCCCTACGATCCAGTAGGCCGGATAAACAAAGCGTCATCCGGCAATGTTTGACTTAATAAGCGCTGGCGCTCTTACCGTCGCCATGACCCAGTGCTTTCAGCAGGCTCGCGAGCAGGCTGGATGCACCAAAGCGGTAATGACGCGCATCGGCCCAGTCGGCACCGAACAGGTCATCAGCGATCGCCAGGAAGGTCTGCGCGTCTTCTGCAGTACGTACGCCGCCCGCAGGTTTGAAGCCAACGGTTTTTTCCACGCCCATATCACGAATCACTTCCATCATGATGCGCGCGCTTTCTGGGGTCGCGTTGACCGGCACTTTACCGGTAGAGGTTTTGATGAAATCGGCACCGGCTTTGATGGCGATTTCAGACGCTTTACGGATCAGTGCTTCTTCTTTCAGCTCACCGGTTTCGATGATCACTTTCAGCAGAATGTTCGCTGCCGCACAGGCATCTTTACAGGCTTTCACCAGGTCAAAGCCCACCTGCTCGTTACCGGCGATCAGCGCACGGTACGGGAACACCACGTCAACTTCGTCCGCGCCGTAAGCGATGGCTGCGCGGGTTTCTGCCAGCGCGATGTCGATGTCGTCGTTACCGTGTGGGAAGTTGGTGACAGTCGCGATACGCACGTCAGGCGTGCCCTGCGCGTTCAGGGTTTTACGCGCAATAGGGATAAAGCGCGGGTAAATGCAGATGGCCGCGGTATTGCCCACCGGGGTTTTCGCCTGATGGCACAGGGCGATAACTTTCGCGTCGGTATCATCATCGTTCAGGGTGGTCAGGTCCATCAGTTTTAACGCGCGCAGGCTGCTTGCAGTTAAATCGGTCATATTCTCTCCGGTGTGTAATTTTACCTTGCGGGTCTGTGACTATTTTAACACCGACCCAGCGTTTCACTTCGATCCCCATCACAGTTAATGAAACACAGATACAAATTTGCATTACTGTAATGAGATATTTATCACTCTTTTAAGCGACAGCGAGGGATATGGATCAAAAGCCCCGCCGACGCTTTTCTCTACAATGCCCTCATCGCCATCGCGTCTGAGGAACTTCTATGTCTGACTCTTTTGAGCAACGCTGCCAGAACATTGTGACCAGCAATACGTTGAGCCCCGAGCAAAAACGTCACTTCCTGGCACTCGAAGCAGAAAACGCTTTACCTTACCCAGAGCTATCAACTGAAGCCCGGACGGCGCTGGATGACGGCGTAATCTGCGACATGTTTGAGGGCCACGCTCCGTACAAACCACGTTACGTTCTGCCTGACTACGCCCGCTTCCTCGCCAACGGTTCAGAGTGGCTGGAGCTTGAAGGCGCGAAGGATTTGGACGACGCACTGTCGCTGCTCACGATTCTCTATCACCACGTGCCTTCGGTAACGTCGATGCCGGTTTACCTGGGGCATCTGGATACGATCCTTTCACCTTATGTTAAAATTCTAACACAAGACGAAATCGATATTCGAATAAAACGTTTCTGGCGTTATCTCGACAGAACCCTGCCGGATGCGTTTACCCATGTGAATATCGGCCCGGAAGATACCCCCGTCACGCGTGCCATTTTACGCGCCGATGCTGAATTGAAGCAGGTCGCGCCGAATCTGACGTTTATCTACGATCCCGAAATCACCCCGGATGATTTACTGCTGGAAGTGAGCAAAAACATTTGCGAGTGCAGTAAACCGCATATTTCTAACGGCCCAGTGAATGATAAAATTTTCACAAAAGGCCGTTACGGCGTGGTCAGTTGTTACAACTCGCTGCCGCTGGCTGGCGGAGGCAGCACGCTGGTGCGTCTCAACCTAAAAGAAATTGCGCTGCGAAGTGAGTCAGAAACCGACTTCCTCAGCCGCGTTTTGCCCTACTACTGCCAACAGCAAATCGACATCATTGATGCCCGCTGCGCGTTCCTCTACCAACAATCGCGCTTCTTTGAGAATAGCTTCCTGGTCGCAGAAGGGTTGATTGACCCACAGCGCTTTACGCCGATGTTCGGTATTTATGCCCTCGCCGAAGCCGTGAACGTGCTGTGTGAAAAAGCAGGCAGCCCGGCGCGCTACGGCCAGGATGATGCGGCTAATCAGCTGGCCTGGCGCATCAGCGCGCAATTGGCAGAATTTGTCGAAACGTCGCCGGTGAAATACGGCTGGCAGCAGCGCGCGTTGCTCCATGCGCAGTCGGGAATCAGTTCCGACAGCGGCACCACGCCGGGCGCGCGTATTCCTTACGGTAGCGAACCAGACCCGGTAAGCCATCTGCTAACCGTGGCCCCGCATCATGCGTTTTATCACGCCGGGATCAGCGACATTTTGACCCTCGATGAAACCATCAAACGTAACCCTCAGGCGGTGATGCAACTGTGTCTCGGGGCCTTTAACGCCGGGATGCGTGAGTTTTCCGCCAACGTGAGCGGCAATGACCTGGTGCGCGTCACCGGGTATATGGTGCGTCTCTCCGACCTGGAGAAATTCCGCAAGGAAGGTTCACGCACCAACACCACATGGCTCGGTGAAGAAGCCGCCCGCAACACCCGCATTCTGGAACGACAGCCGAGAGTCATCAGCCATGAGCAGCAGATGCGCTTTAGTCAGTAACATCATTCCTTTCTCCTGTGTCGACGGCCCCGGCAGCCGTCTGACGCTGTTTTTACAGGGCTGTAATTTGCACTGTAAAAGCTGCCACAACCCGTGGACTATCGGGCGCTGCAACGACTGCGGAGAGTGCGTGGCACCCTGCCCGCATCAGGCGCTGTCGATTCAGGACGGGCGCGTTGTCTGGCAGGAAGCAAACTGCCAGCAGTGCGATACCTGCCTGAAAAGTTGCCCACAGCAGGCCACGCCGATGGCACAAACGCTGTCGGTAGACGACATGCTCAAACACATCTCGCGCGCGGCGCCGTTTATCGAAGGGATCACCGTCAGCGGCGGCGAAGCAACCACCCAACTGCCGTTTATCATTGAGCTGTTTACGCAGCTCAAAAATTCCCCCGCGCTGAAACACCTTACCTGCCTGCTCGACAGCAATGGCGAACTGGGAATAAGCGGGTGGGAAAAGTTACGTCCCGTTTGTGACGGTGTGATGGTGGATTTAAAAGCGTGGGATGAAAACACCCATCAGGCGCTGACCGAACGCAGCAACACGCGTATTAAAGCGAGCATTAGCTGGCTGGCGGAACAGCATTTACTGGCGGAATTGCGTCTGCTGGTCATTCCGGACAGAACGGATTATCTGCCGTGTATTGAGCCATTGAGTGAATTTATTCGTTCGTTGGGAGAGGTGCCGGTGCGGCTGAATGCCTTTCATGCGCACGGGGTGTACGGCGAGGCGAAAACCTGGCGTAGCGCCCGCGCCGGGGACATTGAGCCACTGGCGCAGGCGCTGCAGGACCGGGGAATACAGCACATTATTCTCCCGGCGCTTTACTTATAAGCTAGAGCGAAAGGAACACCCCGGCGATGGTGGCACTCATCAGGTTCGAGAGCGTACCCGCCACGACGGCTTTCAGACCAAGCTGGGCGATATCATGGCGACGGCTTGGCGCCATGCTGCCGAGACCGCCAATCAGGATCGCAATCGACGACAGGTTGGCAAAGCCGCACAGCGCGAAGGAGATGATGGCTTTGGTGTGGTCGGAAATCACCTGCAGGCCCGCCGCGGCAACGACCGCGTCATCCTTCAGATATTCGCCGAAGTTCATGTAAGCCACGAATTCGTTAATGATGAGCTTCTGCCCAATGAACGATCCGGCCACGTTCGCCTCGCTCCATGGCACGCCAATCACCCATGCCAGCGGGGAGAATATCCAACCGAGGATCAGCTGCATCGACAGCTGCGGATAGTCAAACCAGCCACCAATCCCGGAGAGAATGCCATTCAGCAGCGCAATCAGCGCCACGAAAGCCAACAACATTGCGCCGACGTTTAACGCCAGCTGCATACCGGACGCGGCACCTGATGCGGCGGCGTCAAGCACGTTAGACGGTCTGTCGATGTCCGGCATTTGCGCTTCAAGATCCGGCGAATCGTTCGGCGTTT
This DNA window, taken from Scandinavium goeteborgense, encodes the following:
- the deoB gene encoding phosphopentomutase, coding for MKRAFIMVLDSFGIGATEDAERFGDVGADTMGHIAEACANGEADKGRKGPLTLPNLTRLGLVKAHEGSTGKVAAGMDGNAEVTGAYGWAHELSSGKDTPSGHWEIAGVPVLFDWGYFPEHNNSFPQELLDKLVKRANLPGYLGNCHSSGTVILDELGEEHMKTGKPIFYTSADSVFQIACHEETYGLDKLYELCEIAREELTEGGYNIGRVIARPFVGDKAGHFERTGNRHDLAVEPPAPTVLQKLVDEKDGHVVSVGKIADIYANCGITKKVKATGLDALFDATIKEMKVAGDNTIVFTNFVDFDSSWGHRRDVAGYAAGLELFDRRLPELLELLGEDDIIILTADHGCDPTWTGTDHTREHIPVLVYGPKVKAGSLGHRETFADIGQTLATYFGTSAMDYGKNML
- the deoA gene encoding thymidine phosphorylase: MFLAQEIIRKKRDGHTLSDEEIRFFINGIRDNTVSEGQIAALAMTIFFHDMSMPERVSLTMAMRDSGTVLDWKSLNLNGPIVDKHSTGGVGDVTSLMLGPMVAACGGYVPMISGRGLGHTGGTLDKLEAIPGFDIFPDDNRFREIIKDVGVAIIGQTSSLAPADKRFYATRDITATVDSIPLITASILAKKLAEGLDALVMDVKVGSGAFMPTYELSESLAEAIVGVSNGAGVRTTALLTDMNQVLASSAGNAVEVREAVQFLTGEYRNPRLFEVTMALCVEMLISGRLAKDEAEARAKLQAVLDNGKAAEIFGRMVAAQKGPTDFVENYAKYLPTAMLSQAVYADTEGFVSAMDTRALGMAVVSMGGGRRQASDALDYSVGFTDMTRLGDSIDGQRPLAVIHAKDEASWQEAAKAVKAAIKLDDSAPKETPTVYRRITQ
- the lplA gene encoding lipoate--protein ligase LplA, coding for MSTLRLLISDSYDPWFNLAVEECIFRQMPATQRVLFLWRNADTVVIGRAQNPWKECNTRRMEEDNVRLARRSSGGGAVFHDLGNTCFTFMAGKPEYDKTISTHIVLDALNSLGVEAEASGRNDLVVKTQDGDRKVSGSAYRETMDRGFHHGTLLLNADLSRLANYLNPDKKKLQAKGITSVRGRVANLTELLPGITHQQICAAVTEAFFNHYGEQVEAEVISPDKTPDLPNFAETFARQSSWEWNFGQAPSFSHLLDERFTWGGVELHFDVEKGHITRTQVFTDSLNPAPLEALAARLQGSLYRAENLQQECDALLVDFPEQEKELRELSEWIAKAVR
- the serB gene encoding phosphoserine phosphatase, encoding MPNSLTWCDLPDDVSFWPGLPLSLSGDEVMPLDYHAGRSGWLLYGRRLDKQRLTDYQHKLGAAMVIVAAWCVEDYQVIRLAGSLTPRATRLAHDDGLDVAPLGKIPHLRTPGLLVMDMDSTAIQIECIDEIAKLAGTGELVSEVTERAMRGELDFTASLRQRVATLKGADANILRQVRDTLPLMPGLTQLVLKLETLGWKVAIASGGFTFFADYLKDKLRLTAAVANELEIRDGVLTGNVTGDIVDAKYKANTLNSLAETYEIPTAQTVAIGDGANDLPMIKAAGLGIAYHAKPKVNEQTEITIRHADLMGVFCILSGSMNQK
- a CDS encoding YjjW family glycine radical enzyme activase — encoded protein: MSSRCALVSNIIPFSCVDGPGSRLTLFLQGCNLHCKSCHNPWTIGRCNDCGECVAPCPHQALSIQDGRVVWQEANCQQCDTCLKSCPQQATPMAQTLSVDDMLKHISRAAPFIEGITVSGGEATTQLPFIIELFTQLKNSPALKHLTCLLDSNGELGISGWEKLRPVCDGVMVDLKAWDENTHQALTERSNTRIKASISWLAEQHLLAELRLLVIPDRTDYLPCIEPLSEFIRSLGEVPVRLNAFHAHGVYGEAKTWRSARAGDIEPLAQALQDRGIQHIILPALYL
- the deoD gene encoding purine-nucleoside phosphorylase, whose product is MATPHINAEMGDFADVVLMPGDPLRAKHIAETFLEDVREVNNVRGMLGFTGTYKGRKISVMGHGMGIPSCSIYTKELITDFGVKKIIRVGSCGAVRMDVKLRDVVIGMGACTDSKVNRMRFKDHDFAAIADFGMVRNAVDAAKALGVDARVGNIFSADLFYSPDGGEMFDVMEKYGILGVEMEAAGIYGVAAEFGAKALTICTVSDHIRTHEQTTAAERQTTFNDMIKIALESVLLGDKE
- a CDS encoding YtjB family periplasmic protein, whose protein sequence is MVRAKLKFRLHRAVIVLICLALLVALMQGASWFSQSHQRQRNPQMEELARTLAHQVTLNLAPLMRSETPDEKKINQLLTQLTTSSRLLDASVYDEQGDLISHAGESVNVRDRLALDGKKAGGYFNQQLVEPIQGKNEPLGYLRLTLDTHTLATEAKQVDNTTNILRLMLLLSLAIGVVLTRTLLQGKRTRWQQSPFLLTASKSVPEEDEGEKNDK
- a CDS encoding YjjI family glycine radical enzyme; the protein is MSDSFEQRCQNIVTSNTLSPEQKRHFLALEAENALPYPELSTEARTALDDGVICDMFEGHAPYKPRYVLPDYARFLANGSEWLELEGAKDLDDALSLLTILYHHVPSVTSMPVYLGHLDTILSPYVKILTQDEIDIRIKRFWRYLDRTLPDAFTHVNIGPEDTPVTRAILRADAELKQVAPNLTFIYDPEITPDDLLLEVSKNICECSKPHISNGPVNDKIFTKGRYGVVSCYNSLPLAGGGSTLVRLNLKEIALRSESETDFLSRVLPYYCQQQIDIIDARCAFLYQQSRFFENSFLVAEGLIDPQRFTPMFGIYALAEAVNVLCEKAGSPARYGQDDAANQLAWRISAQLAEFVETSPVKYGWQQRALLHAQSGISSDSGTTPGARIPYGSEPDPVSHLLTVAPHHAFYHAGISDILTLDETIKRNPQAVMQLCLGAFNAGMREFSANVSGNDLVRVTGYMVRLSDLEKFRKEGSRTNTTWLGEEAARNTRILERQPRVISHEQQMRFSQ
- the deoC gene encoding deoxyribose-phosphate aldolase; translation: MTDLTASSLRALKLMDLTTLNDDDTDAKVIALCHQAKTPVGNTAAICIYPRFIPIARKTLNAQGTPDVRIATVTNFPHGNDDIDIALAETRAAIAYGADEVDVVFPYRALIAGNEQVGFDLVKACKDACAAANILLKVIIETGELKEEALIRKASEIAIKAGADFIKTSTGKVPVNATPESARIMMEVIRDMGVEKTVGFKPAGGVRTAEDAQTFLAIADDLFGADWADARHYRFGASSLLASLLKALGHGDGKSASAY